Proteins from a single region of Rhipicephalus sanguineus isolate Rsan-2018 chromosome 5, BIME_Rsan_1.4, whole genome shotgun sequence:
- the LOC119392906 gene encoding uncharacterized protein LOC119392906 produces the protein MELQHLNDAGVQVNTLDLCVTGRRQLITISKVENEKALAVMSGICCFELFYNISEIFTEARLSGAARNFCISNEDAVLLCFMKLYHDTSFSLLAVLFGIHRTTAANIFKEAIMILAGVLKHAIFLPSKEAVTACMTVYFKEYPDTRMVLDCTEIPCERPKDLKSRILTYSHYKRTYTAKVLVSETPGGLISYVSAAYGGKASDSFITKDTGLLETCIPAVDAVMVDKGFLIQELCKEKNIKMIRPPFLKQPQLTTEEAVTNQAVARARVHVERAIQRMKLFKILQNRLDLDLLPYIDAIITVIVGTTNLSKPIFSEKRFLRNDANAL, from the coding sequence ATGGAGCTGCAGCACTTGAATGACGCAGGTGTCCAGGTGAACACACTGGATCTCTGTGTCACTGGCAGGAGACAGCTAATCACGATTAGCAAAGTAGAAAATGAGAAGGCCCTCGCAGTGATGAGCGGAATTTGTTGCTTCGAGTTATTTTACAACATCAGTGAAATATTTACTGAAGCACGCCTCTCAGGAGCGGCTAGAAACTTCTGTATTTCTAATGAGGACGCTGTTCTCCTGTGTTTCATGAAGCTGTACCATGACACATCATTTAGCTTGCTGGCAGTACTTTTTGGAATTCACAGAACGACAGCGGCAAATATATTTAAGGAAGCTATCATGATCTTGGCCGGTGTGCTCAAACATGCAATATTTCTGCCAAGCAAAGAAGCTGTCACAGCATGTATGACCGTGTATTTCAAAGAGTACCCGGACACAAGGATGGTGCTTGATTGCACTGAAATACCGTGTGAAAGGCCGAAGGACCTGAAGTCCAGAATTCTAACGTATAGCCATTACAAGCGCACGTACACGGCAAAAGTGCTGGTAAGCGAGACCCCTGGTGGCCTCATCAGTTATGTCAGTGCAGCATATGGTGGCAAGGCTTCGGACTCTTTTATAACTAAAGATACAGGACTACTTGAAACTTGTATTCCAGCTGTTGATGCAGTTATGGTAGACAAGGGATTTCTAATTCAAGAACTCTGCAAAGAGAAAAATATCAAAATGATCAGGCCGCCATTTCTGAAACAGCCTCAGCTGACTACAGAAGAAGCAGTCACGAACCAGGCAGTTGCAAGGGCCAGGGTCCATGTAGAGCGGGCAATCCAGCGCATGAAGCTCTTCAAAATTCTCCAAAACCGCCTGGATCTGGACTTGTTGCCGTATATTGATGCCATCATTACAGTTATTGTGGGCACAACTAATCTGTCAAAACCTATATTCAGTGAGAAACGGTTCCTCCGAAATGATGCAAATGCTCTGTAG